In a genomic window of Salegentibacter salegens:
- a CDS encoding response regulator transcription factor, translating into MGQTRILLADDHELVRDGIIALLENEENLTVVNEAANGMEALEIIEKDQPDLLIVDIRMPKLNGIEVVKKVKNDFPDLKTLVLSMHDSTEYVVQCVEAGADGYLLKGSSKEEFLKAINKIAGGGKYFSGDISAIIVNNFVNGNSEKHLNKNSQKQDPALNILTKREKQILELILEGKNNQEIGDRLKISKRTAEAHRFNLMKKLEVKNLMELTHKSLELKLI; encoded by the coding sequence ATGGGTCAAACCAGAATTCTTTTAGCCGATGACCACGAATTAGTTCGTGATGGCATTATTGCCCTACTGGAAAACGAAGAAAACCTTACAGTGGTAAATGAAGCGGCCAACGGTATGGAAGCCCTTGAAATCATTGAAAAAGACCAGCCCGATTTACTTATTGTAGACATTAGAATGCCAAAGCTTAATGGTATTGAAGTAGTAAAAAAAGTAAAAAATGATTTTCCCGATTTAAAAACACTGGTTCTTTCTATGCACGATTCTACCGAATACGTAGTACAATGCGTAGAAGCAGGCGCAGATGGTTATTTACTAAAAGGATCCAGCAAGGAAGAATTTCTTAAAGCCATTAATAAGATTGCCGGCGGAGGAAAATACTTTAGTGGCGATATTTCTGCTATTATCGTTAACAATTTTGTGAATGGAAATTCTGAAAAGCATCTTAATAAAAACTCCCAAAAACAAGATCCTGCGCTCAACATACTTACCAAAAGAGAGAAACAAATTTTAGAACTTATTTTAGAAGGAAAAAATAACCAGGAGATTGGCGATAGGCTTAAAATAAGTAAACGAACTGCCGAAGCACACCGGTTTAATTTGATGAAAAAATTAGAAGTAAAAAATCTTATGGAACTTACCCATAAATCCCTTGAGCTAAAATTAATTTAA
- a CDS encoding sensor histidine kinase: MASHSSLDQHTFIKLRKLYILALTAIALSVIISQLFIGKFLEEQEGDSKLINISGRQRMLSQKITKESLLLAETGNINERQNIAKSLEASLKRWTHSHNVLQNGSDSLNIASAQSDEIKQKFNEIQPYFDEIRKASQNLLLKLEENPGRPIEDFSAEIMQIKENEAAFLGIMDAIVNQYDEEAHTRVERLQKLELFLTIFTLSILLLEFFFIFLPTARGVKNNIKNLMHAESRAVKMARDADAISEAREKSVKELRALGQAMDQILLFARITPNGDILHIGDRFSKLFQYKKFNMETKFSEVLSPKKNEQLNIEKLISAHKRSGWQGEVKASTKDKKDIWLELSIVPFQPEKDKTELTIIGVDITKNKEAQLTIEELTRRSYEEKMRQQGLIAKKIIENQENEQNRIAKDIHDGIGQMLTGLKYNLESIDFKYPEKAESKIESLKELSTKIIKGVRAATFNLTPPELTDHGIVPALQKLTEELSKLTGKNIILFNKTSFSQRLGNIIEINLYRITQEAVNNAIKYADSTHIIVSVSHSKEILSISIEDNGQGFDPESIASEKSGNRGMGLTFMKERVKFIDSRLFINSSPGEGTRVTLNLPLQQD, from the coding sequence TATCAATATCTCGGGGCGCCAGCGAATGCTAAGCCAGAAAATCACCAAAGAGAGCCTTTTGCTAGCTGAAACCGGAAATATAAACGAACGCCAAAACATTGCAAAAAGCCTGGAAGCAAGCCTTAAACGTTGGACGCATTCTCACAACGTTTTACAGAATGGTAGCGACAGTTTAAATATCGCTTCAGCACAAAGTGATGAAATTAAGCAGAAATTCAATGAAATTCAGCCCTATTTTGATGAAATCAGGAAAGCATCACAAAATTTATTGCTGAAATTAGAAGAAAACCCAGGGCGTCCTATAGAAGATTTTTCAGCTGAAATAATGCAAATCAAGGAAAATGAAGCCGCTTTTCTTGGAATTATGGATGCTATTGTAAATCAATATGATGAGGAAGCCCATACGCGGGTAGAGCGACTTCAAAAACTGGAATTATTTTTAACAATTTTTACGCTTTCAATTCTACTGCTGGAATTTTTCTTCATCTTCTTACCAACCGCTAGAGGGGTTAAAAACAATATTAAAAACCTAATGCACGCAGAATCCCGAGCCGTAAAAATGGCACGTGATGCAGATGCCATAAGCGAAGCCCGTGAAAAATCGGTAAAAGAATTACGTGCACTTGGCCAGGCAATGGATCAAATTTTACTTTTTGCGCGAATTACCCCAAATGGCGATATTTTGCATATAGGCGATCGATTTTCAAAGCTATTTCAGTATAAAAAATTTAATATGGAGACTAAATTCTCCGAAGTCTTATCACCCAAAAAAAATGAACAACTCAATATTGAAAAACTCATTTCAGCCCATAAAAGATCGGGCTGGCAAGGCGAAGTAAAAGCCTCTACAAAAGATAAAAAAGATATTTGGCTGGAGCTATCCATAGTTCCGTTTCAACCAGAAAAAGATAAAACCGAACTTACTATTATTGGAGTAGATATCACCAAGAATAAAGAAGCCCAGCTAACAATTGAAGAACTTACGAGAAGGAGTTACGAAGAAAAAATGCGGCAACAGGGCTTGATTGCTAAAAAAATTATCGAAAACCAGGAGAACGAGCAAAACCGAATTGCAAAAGATATTCACGACGGAATTGGCCAAATGCTCACCGGGCTCAAATATAACCTGGAGAGCATAGATTTTAAATATCCCGAAAAGGCTGAAAGCAAAATTGAAAGTTTAAAGGAATTAAGTACAAAAATTATTAAGGGAGTGCGTGCCGCAACCTTCAATCTAACCCCGCCCGAACTTACTGATCACGGGATAGTACCGGCGCTTCAGAAACTAACCGAAGAACTTTCAAAATTAACAGGAAAAAATATTATTTTATTTAATAAAACCAGTTTTTCCCAACGCCTGGGAAATATTATTGAAATTAATCTTTATCGCATCACTCAGGAAGCCGTGAACAACGCGATAAAATATGCCGATTCTACACATATTATTGTAAGTGTAAGCCACAGTAAGGAAATTTTAAGTATTAGCATTGAAGATAATGGCCAAGGCTTTGACCCAGAAAGTATTGCTTCAGAAAAAAGCGGTAATCGCGGGATGGGACTTACTTTTATGAAAGAGCGTGTGAAATTTATAGACAGCCGATTGTTTATTAATTCCTCTCCTGGGGAAGGCACAAGGGTAACGCTGAATCTTCCACTTCAACAAGATTAA
- a CDS encoding MFS transporter — protein MKDVITGKATKLDLRNFRSIPIRTFWISAIAFFICFFSWFGIVPFMPQVEKDLGLSPSQKWNAIILAVSGTVFARLLIGKLCDKYGPRLCYTWLLMLGAIPTILCGLVQTPLQFQLCRLFMGFIGASFVITQVHTSLMFASNVVGTANATSAGWGNLGGGANRLGMPLIAAGLVAFGVAETEVWRYAMVVAGLVCFSMGFVYYFFTQDTPEGNFSDLKKSGKRIPVKKDQNGFLTAIKDYRVWILFVVYGVCFGIELTVYGTMDSYLQNTFNLERVTAGNIILAFALMNLFARTLGGYFGDKSGEKGGLRGRVFFLTLILIAEGVILSLFSMAGSLIIAIVLLTAFSLAVQMAEGATFAVVPFINKKAIGSISGIVGAGGNVGAFFAALFLKIKSVAAEEAAIAANEGRSSEIIEAARASASSAAISDAFLWIGFSILAAGLVSLAIRFSQEDEKEAALELSHQNA, from the coding sequence ATGAAAGATGTGATCACTGGTAAAGCAACAAAATTAGATTTAAGAAATTTTAGAAGTATTCCAATAAGAACATTTTGGATTTCGGCAATTGCCTTTTTTATCTGTTTCTTTTCCTGGTTTGGAATAGTGCCATTTATGCCCCAGGTAGAAAAAGATTTAGGACTTAGCCCTTCCCAAAAATGGAACGCTATAATACTGGCAGTATCGGGAACCGTTTTTGCCCGCCTTCTTATTGGTAAATTATGCGATAAATACGGCCCCAGGCTCTGCTACACCTGGTTGTTGATGTTGGGGGCCATTCCCACCATACTTTGCGGGCTGGTACAAACTCCATTGCAATTTCAGCTTTGTCGTTTATTTATGGGCTTTATCGGGGCTTCGTTTGTAATTACGCAAGTACATACTTCCTTAATGTTTGCATCTAACGTAGTAGGCACGGCGAACGCAACCTCTGCCGGTTGGGGCAACCTGGGTGGTGGCGCAAATAGGTTGGGAATGCCTTTAATCGCCGCCGGTTTGGTGGCTTTTGGCGTGGCAGAAACTGAAGTTTGGCGGTATGCCATGGTAGTAGCCGGGCTGGTATGTTTTAGTATGGGTTTTGTTTATTATTTTTTCACCCAGGACACCCCGGAAGGAAATTTTTCAGATTTAAAAAAATCGGGAAAAAGAATTCCTGTTAAAAAGGATCAAAATGGATTTTTAACCGCTATTAAAGATTACCGGGTCTGGATACTCTTTGTAGTTTATGGTGTTTGTTTTGGAATAGAACTTACCGTTTATGGCACAATGGACAGCTACCTGCAAAACACCTTTAACCTGGAGCGTGTAACGGCCGGAAACATTATTTTGGCCTTCGCTCTTATGAACCTTTTTGCCAGGACCCTTGGCGGTTATTTTGGAGACAAATCGGGAGAAAAAGGCGGGTTAAGGGGCCGCGTATTCTTTCTTACCTTAATTCTAATTGCTGAAGGTGTTATCCTTTCGCTATTCTCAATGGCCGGCAGCCTTATTATAGCCATTGTACTCCTCACTGCATTCAGTCTCGCAGTACAAATGGCAGAGGGTGCAACATTTGCCGTAGTCCCATTTATCAATAAAAAAGCTATAGGTTCAATTTCAGGAATCGTAGGTGCTGGCGGAAATGTAGGAGCATTTTTCGCAGCTTTATTCCTAAAAATTAAATCGGTTGCTGCTGAAGAAGCAGCAATCGCTGCTAACGAAGGGCGAAGTAGTGAAATTATTGAAGCAGCAAGGGCTTCGGCATCTTCTGCAGCAATTTCTGATGCATTTTTATGGATTGGTTTCAGTATTCTGGCCGCAGGCCTCGTTAGCCTGGCAATTCGTTTTTCCCAGGAAGATGAAAAAGAGGCTGCATTAGAATTAAGCCACCAAAATGCTTAG
- the cobA gene encoding uroporphyrinogen-III C-methyltransferase: MMKTLVNIPKCTIVGAGPGDPDLLTLKAVKALNECVVVLYDALINPQILEHASQSEKIFVGKRKGCHAYAQDQINELIVKFAREKGPVVRLKGGDPFVFGRGSEEKKYAREHGVIVEVVPGISSAISVPASLGIPVTKRHIAESFWVITGTTSGHKLSKDVALAAKTSATVVILMGMGKLAEIVALYKEEAKEKLPIAIIQNGTWKEQKLIAGNISNIEKLVQKHQIGTPAVIVIGEVVKECEAYNEDVNTAEIDEFILQNLNYFDLPITA, translated from the coding sequence ATGATGAAAACACTAGTCAATATACCAAAATGTACAATTGTGGGTGCAGGTCCCGGAGATCCAGATTTACTAACTTTAAAAGCTGTAAAGGCATTAAATGAATGTGTCGTGGTTTTATATGACGCACTCATAAATCCTCAAATCCTGGAGCACGCTTCTCAGTCTGAGAAAATCTTTGTGGGGAAAAGAAAGGGTTGCCATGCTTATGCCCAGGATCAGATAAACGAACTTATCGTGAAATTTGCCCGGGAAAAAGGGCCTGTGGTGCGCTTAAAAGGCGGTGATCCATTTGTATTTGGACGCGGAAGTGAAGAGAAGAAATATGCTCGTGAGCACGGCGTAATAGTAGAAGTGGTGCCAGGGATTTCCTCGGCTATTTCGGTGCCGGCTTCGTTGGGAATTCCGGTTACCAAAAGACATATCGCCGAAAGTTTTTGGGTAATTACCGGGACTACTTCGGGACATAAACTTTCTAAGGATGTGGCCCTGGCTGCAAAAACATCTGCAACTGTCGTGATTTTAATGGGAATGGGTAAACTCGCTGAAATTGTAGCTTTATATAAGGAAGAAGCTAAGGAGAAATTACCCATTGCGATTATACAAAACGGTACCTGGAAAGAACAAAAGCTAATTGCCGGAAATATCAGTAATATCGAAAAACTGGTGCAAAAACACCAAATAGGAACACCGGCAGTTATCGTTATTGGAGAAGTGGTAAAAGAATGTGAGGCTTATAATGAAGACGTAAACACTGCAGAGATTGACGAATTTATCCTTCAGAATCTTAATTATTTCGATCTACCTATAACAGCATAA
- a CDS encoding rubredoxin domain-containing protein, translating into MEKSFSRIIIKGGVLSPAELKEIVELAEASGSDSISLGSRQDILITKAVDAETFSAENKYQIIPPKTEGTENIVSSYVAADIFPGTHWLTGDRYLYVLEQFRLPPNLKVNITDPKQRLVPLFTGHLNFIASEHEDYWYLYIRLPEWQKMQVYPALIYTWDVGDIVYGIEEMLQEEPEEVEMIFNLLSDAIETNNRTIDKSLEIPYHPFPYYEGMNKIGMDSYWLGLYWRNNKYYTSFLKEMCDLCAESKIGKISITPWKSLIIKGIPTNSKLEWEKFLGKRGINVRHSMLELNWHIPVDNEEALKLKKYLVSNFDQNDISTYGLTFGIFDSTKRSNYFTAVVIEKNKTQKILNEIPLRDTYNLLYAQNFDPNTQDYVIHVQDVDKVELPGLLMELSKMYFNQLGKEKEKPRKKPEPEPKKEKLSKEIWQCKACLSIYDAEFGDITQEIPAGTHFENLPATYVCPLCEAAKSEFKKCLQENVT; encoded by the coding sequence ATGGAAAAATCATTCTCAAGAATAATTATTAAAGGAGGCGTTTTATCTCCTGCGGAATTAAAGGAAATTGTAGAACTGGCCGAAGCATCGGGTTCAGATTCTATTTCGCTGGGCTCCCGTCAGGATATTTTGATTACCAAAGCAGTTGATGCCGAAACTTTTTCTGCTGAAAATAAATATCAAATAATTCCACCCAAAACTGAGGGGACTGAAAATATTGTTTCTTCTTATGTGGCTGCAGATATTTTTCCGGGAACGCACTGGCTTACCGGCGACCGTTATTTATATGTACTGGAACAGTTTAGGCTACCCCCGAATTTAAAAGTGAATATCACAGATCCTAAACAACGTTTGGTTCCTTTATTTACCGGTCATCTAAATTTTATCGCATCAGAACACGAAGATTATTGGTATCTGTACATCAGACTACCAGAATGGCAAAAAATGCAGGTATATCCTGCGCTTATCTATACCTGGGATGTAGGCGATATTGTCTATGGAATTGAAGAAATGCTTCAGGAAGAACCCGAAGAGGTAGAGATGATTTTTAATTTGTTAAGTGACGCCATTGAAACCAATAATAGAACAATTGACAAATCCCTTGAAATCCCATATCATCCTTTTCCGTATTACGAGGGAATGAATAAGATTGGGATGGATAGTTATTGGCTGGGACTTTACTGGCGAAATAATAAATATTACACCAGCTTCCTCAAAGAAATGTGTGATTTATGCGCTGAATCTAAAATTGGGAAGATCTCAATTACACCCTGGAAATCTTTGATTATAAAAGGGATTCCTACAAACTCTAAACTCGAGTGGGAAAAATTTCTAGGAAAGAGAGGGATTAACGTGCGGCACTCAATGTTAGAGCTAAACTGGCATATTCCGGTAGACAATGAAGAAGCATTGAAGCTAAAAAAATACCTGGTTTCCAATTTTGACCAAAATGATATTAGTACCTATGGATTGACTTTCGGAATTTTTGATTCAACTAAAAGGAGCAACTATTTTACCGCCGTGGTAATTGAGAAAAATAAAACACAAAAAATCTTAAATGAGATTCCGCTACGCGATACTTACAATCTACTTTATGCTCAAAATTTTGATCCAAATACACAAGATTATGTGATTCACGTGCAGGATGTGGATAAAGTTGAATTACCAGGTTTACTTATGGAATTGAGTAAAATGTACTTTAATCAATTGGGAAAAGAGAAAGAAAAGCCCAGAAAGAAGCCCGAGCCTGAACCCAAAAAAGAAAAATTGAGTAAAGAAATCTGGCAGTGTAAAGCCTGTCTAAGTATTTATGATGCAGAATTTGGTGACATTACTCAGGAAATTCCTGCGGGAACTCACTTTGAAAATCTTCCGGCAACCTACGTCTGCCCGCTTTGTGAAGCTGCTAAGTCAGAATTTAAAAAATGCCTTCAGGAGAATGTTACTTAG
- a CDS encoding nitrate reductase encodes MKKILKEEIKTTCSYCGVGCGIVAQKSPDNKITVKGDKEHPVNRGMLCSKGMNLDYVVNNVSDRILYPEMRWSKSHPRERVSWDQGLDRAARVFKTLIQKHGPDSVGFYVSGQCLTEEYYIANKLTKGFLGTNNIDTNSRLCMSSAVVAYKKTFGEDSVPVSYDDIEMADCFLIAGANPAWCHPILFRRLEKHKEENPEEVKVIVVDPRKTDSARFADLHLQLIPGTDIILFNAIGRRLIERAYIDKSFIKEHTENFADYKKQAYSLSLKKAAKECGVPVEEIKEAAEMIGRSKGFISMWAMGLNQSAVGTDKNFALLNLSLITGRVGKPGNGPFSLTGQPNAMGGREVGGMANLLAVHKNLNNPDHRKEVADFWGVDKISEKPGYTATEMFDALESGKLKAVWIACTNPLVSMPDVRKAEAALKKAKFVVVQEISHKSDTLEHADLVLPAAGWMEKEGTMTNSERRISYLPQALTPPGEARADVEIFCDFAQRMGFPEFNYNSTEEIYAEYCEMTKGTNIDISHLNYDRLKNEGSIQWPVPEYRHPGTKRLFENQQFYTPSKKAIFNIPASINNTSTQPDEDFPLILTTGRVRDQWHSMTKTGKVSRLRTHYSSPVLEISPVDGIKNFIKNGEVVEVKSENGNVRIRAKITKDVRPGVLFLPMHWGKQLQSDLNRANNLTFNRVDPQSKEPDFKFTRVSVSKYKKPVEKIIIIGAGAAAFRFVQNYREHNKDDELHVFSEEEHPFYNRVLLPEYVTEELSWEKLLKIKEVELGKLNLQLHKGCSISKIDKKEKSVTDNLGGKHHFNKLIIATGSRAFVPKDAQLDSPGRFTMRSKADADEFKTYLENTGLPPAEQHVVIVGGGLLGLELAAALQKENVNITIVQRSSRLMERQLDILSSRLLARDVQERGINIYFDNEVSTVFDDEENPGELNISLKSGKILNAHAIAYAIGTRPNIEIAKESGLTCGRGVKVNEHLQTSNPNIFAIGEIAEYKGQLFGITSAAEEQAETLSNFLAGDVGSIYQGSILMNILKFKNLDLCSVGDINVPANDPAYEEIIFTDVNKRYYKKCIVKNDLLVGAILMGNKNEFAQFKTLIESKMELADKRDTLLRGSGNSKPVKGKLVCSCSQVGAGNLQEAIKNGNKDFTALCKETGAGLGCGSCKTEVRELLVAG; translated from the coding sequence ATGAAGAAAATACTAAAAGAAGAAATTAAAACTACCTGCTCCTATTGTGGGGTAGGCTGTGGTATCGTAGCACAAAAAAGCCCAGATAATAAAATCACGGTTAAAGGTGATAAAGAGCATCCTGTAAACCGCGGAATGCTTTGTTCTAAAGGCATGAACCTTGATTATGTAGTGAATAATGTATCTGACAGGATCCTGTATCCTGAAATGCGTTGGAGCAAATCCCACCCGAGGGAACGGGTAAGCTGGGACCAGGGCCTTGATCGTGCTGCCCGAGTTTTTAAAACCCTAATTCAAAAACATGGTCCCGATAGCGTTGGTTTCTACGTTTCGGGACAATGCCTAACTGAAGAGTATTATATCGCTAACAAACTTACCAAAGGCTTTCTTGGCACAAATAATATCGATACCAATTCCCGTTTATGCATGAGCTCGGCAGTAGTAGCTTATAAAAAAACTTTCGGGGAAGATTCAGTACCGGTTTCTTATGATGATATTGAAATGGCCGATTGCTTTTTAATCGCTGGTGCTAATCCGGCCTGGTGCCACCCTATCCTTTTCCGAAGACTTGAAAAACATAAAGAGGAAAATCCAGAAGAAGTAAAAGTAATTGTGGTAGACCCTCGCAAAACCGATTCTGCACGCTTCGCAGACCTGCATCTGCAACTTATCCCGGGGACCGATATTATTCTGTTTAATGCTATTGGCCGCCGTTTAATAGAACGAGCTTATATCGATAAAAGTTTTATAAAAGAACACACTGAAAATTTTGCGGATTATAAAAAACAGGCATACTCACTTTCCCTGAAAAAAGCAGCTAAAGAATGTGGCGTTCCTGTAGAAGAAATTAAAGAAGCTGCTGAAATGATTGGCCGCTCCAAAGGCTTTATAAGTATGTGGGCTATGGGGCTCAATCAAAGTGCTGTGGGTACCGATAAAAATTTTGCGTTGCTGAATCTTTCCCTAATAACCGGACGGGTGGGAAAACCCGGCAATGGCCCGTTTTCGCTTACCGGCCAGCCCAATGCAATGGGCGGTCGTGAAGTTGGCGGAATGGCAAATTTACTCGCAGTTCATAAAAACTTGAATAACCCTGATCATAGAAAGGAAGTTGCAGATTTTTGGGGTGTCGATAAAATTTCAGAAAAACCGGGATATACCGCTACAGAGATGTTTGATGCCCTGGAAAGCGGGAAATTAAAAGCGGTTTGGATTGCCTGTACCAATCCGCTGGTAAGTATGCCCGATGTCCGCAAAGCCGAAGCTGCACTTAAAAAAGCCAAATTTGTGGTGGTTCAGGAAATCTCACATAAATCGGACACCCTGGAACATGCCGATTTGGTCTTACCGGCTGCCGGATGGATGGAAAAGGAAGGGACCATGACTAATTCTGAAAGACGAATTTCGTATTTGCCACAGGCGCTCACCCCACCTGGGGAAGCCCGTGCCGATGTGGAAATTTTTTGTGATTTTGCCCAAAGAATGGGATTTCCTGAGTTCAACTATAATTCTACAGAAGAGATTTATGCGGAATATTGTGAAATGACTAAAGGGACCAATATTGATATTTCCCATCTAAATTACGACCGACTCAAAAATGAAGGAAGTATTCAATGGCCCGTCCCTGAATATCGCCATCCCGGCACTAAAAGGTTGTTTGAAAACCAACAGTTTTACACACCTTCTAAAAAAGCGATTTTCAATATACCCGCATCAATTAATAATACATCTACGCAACCCGATGAAGATTTTCCATTAATCCTAACAACGGGAAGGGTTCGGGATCAATGGCACAGTATGACAAAAACCGGAAAAGTTTCCCGGCTTCGTACCCATTATTCTTCACCGGTATTGGAGATTAGTCCGGTAGATGGGATTAAAAATTTTATTAAAAACGGCGAAGTCGTGGAAGTAAAAAGTGAAAATGGAAATGTTAGAATACGCGCAAAAATCACCAAAGACGTAAGGCCGGGCGTTCTGTTTTTACCGATGCACTGGGGAAAGCAACTTCAAAGTGACCTTAACCGGGCAAATAACTTAACCTTTAATCGCGTTGATCCGCAATCAAAAGAACCCGATTTCAAATTTACCAGGGTTTCGGTTTCGAAATATAAAAAACCGGTAGAAAAAATAATAATTATCGGTGCAGGAGCGGCAGCATTTCGGTTTGTTCAAAATTATCGTGAGCACAATAAGGATGATGAGTTACACGTATTTTCAGAAGAAGAACATCCTTTTTACAATCGTGTCTTACTGCCGGAATATGTTACGGAAGAACTCAGCTGGGAAAAACTTTTAAAAATTAAGGAAGTTGAATTGGGAAAATTAAATCTTCAGCTTCATAAAGGCTGTTCTATTTCCAAAATAGATAAAAAAGAGAAATCGGTAACCGACAACCTGGGTGGAAAACATCATTTTAATAAATTGATTATTGCAACTGGAAGTCGGGCATTTGTTCCTAAAGATGCCCAGCTGGATTCGCCGGGAAGATTTACCATGAGAAGCAAAGCAGATGCAGATGAATTTAAAACCTACCTGGAAAACACTGGCCTTCCGCCCGCGGAACAACACGTGGTGATTGTAGGCGGCGGGCTGCTTGGTTTAGAGCTTGCGGCGGCACTACAGAAAGAAAATGTAAATATTACCATAGTACAACGTTCATCCCGCCTTATGGAACGCCAGCTTGATATCCTCTCCAGCAGGCTCCTGGCCAGGGACGTGCAGGAACGGGGAATTAATATTTATTTTGATAACGAAGTAAGTACTGTTTTTGATGATGAAGAAAATCCCGGAGAACTAAATATTAGTCTCAAAAGTGGAAAAATCCTTAACGCCCACGCCATTGCTTATGCCATTGGGACACGTCCAAATATTGAAATTGCTAAAGAAAGCGGTCTCACGTGTGGAAGAGGTGTAAAAGTAAACGAGCATTTACAAACCTCGAATCCTAATATTTTTGCAATTGGAGAAATTGCGGAATATAAAGGTCAGCTTTTTGGCATCACCTCTGCCGCCGAAGAACAGGCCGAAACGCTATCCAACTTTTTGGCCGGCGATGTAGGCAGTATTTACCAGGGCTCCATATTAATGAACATCCTGAAATTTAAAAACCTGGACCTTTGTAGTGTGGGAGATATTAATGTTCCCGCCAACGATCCTGCTTATGAAGAGATTATTTTTACCGATGTTAATAAGCGGTATTATAAAAAATGCATTGTAAAAAATGATCTGCTCGTTGGGGCCATTTTAATGGGTAATAAAAATGAATTTGCTCAATTTAAAACTCTTATTGAAAGCAAAATGGAACTGGCCGATAAGCGCGATACCCTATTACGCGGTTCGGGAAACAGTAAACCGGTAAAGGGAAAACTGGTTTGCTCCTGCAGCCAGGTAGGTGCCGGAAACTTACAGGAAGCTATTAAAAATGGAAATAAAGATTTTACAGCTCTCTGTAAAGAAACCGGAGCCGGTTTGGGTTGCGGAAGTTGCAAAACAGAAGTTCGGGAGCTTTTGGTTGCCGGGTAG
- a CDS encoding PAS domain S-box protein, with translation MFKNKPYHFLLIEDNDGDYYLISDYLKEKLPQHSLIRYSKFSDLKENELSVPYDAILLDLNLPDNKGNDLVNKVCHLFAEIPIIVLTGEVFEEFALDAISLGASDYLIKDNLNPDILYKSIIYSIERKANLLLIKKSQQLYFDLFEFNPQPTWVYDLDTLKFLDVNEKAIKHYGYSKEEFLNMTIKDIRPPEEIPMMEASLKDFKAEKKLEGNRIFTHLKQNGSAIQVKIDSKIITYMNRRAAIIVATDITEEIAHQQIIEKQNEELKNITWIQSHLVRAPVAKILSIVKETSWEELDQDERYFLFTGLNESATELDGITRQIIGKSEAILQL, from the coding sequence ATGTTTAAGAATAAACCCTACCATTTCCTATTAATAGAGGATAATGATGGAGATTATTATTTAATCTCTGATTACTTAAAAGAAAAATTACCACAGCATTCCCTCATCCGGTATAGTAAATTCTCAGATTTAAAAGAGAATGAACTAAGTGTGCCATATGATGCCATTTTGCTTGATCTCAACCTGCCCGATAACAAAGGAAACGACCTGGTAAACAAAGTATGCCACCTATTCGCTGAAATTCCTATAATTGTATTAACAGGAGAAGTTTTTGAAGAATTTGCGTTAGATGCTATTTCCCTGGGTGCTTCAGATTATTTAATTAAAGATAACCTGAACCCCGATATTCTCTATAAAAGTATAATTTACAGTATTGAACGAAAAGCAAACCTTCTATTGATTAAAAAATCGCAGCAACTATATTTCGATTTGTTTGAGTTTAATCCCCAGCCTACCTGGGTCTACGATTTAGATACTTTAAAGTTTCTGGATGTAAATGAGAAAGCTATAAAACATTATGGATATTCTAAGGAAGAATTCTTAAATATGACGATAAAAGATATACGTCCACCAGAAGAAATTCCTATGATGGAGGCTTCTCTAAAAGATTTTAAAGCTGAAAAAAAGTTAGAAGGAAATAGAATCTTTACTCATTTAAAACAAAATGGTTCAGCGATTCAGGTGAAAATTGACAGTAAAATAATCACTTATATGAATCGGAGGGCTGCAATAATTGTAGCCACAGATATAACTGAAGAAATTGCACACCAACAAATCATTGAAAAGCAAAATGAAGAATTAAAAAATATAACCTGGATCCAGTCTCATTTAGTTAGGGCGCCGGTTGCTAAAATTCTTAGTATTGTAAAAGAAACTTCATGGGAAGAGTTAGACCAGGATGAACGCTATTTTTTATTTACAGGTTTAAATGAATCGGCTACTGAATTAGACGGTATTACCCGCCAAATAATCGGGAAATCTGAAGCTATTCTTCAGCTATAG